The sequence ACGAGGCGGGCAAGCAGGCGAGTAGCCCATCCCGTGCCGCAACCGAGATTGAGAATCCGCTCACCGGCGCGCAGTTCCATGTGACGGATTGCCTCCTCGGTAATGTAGAGGTGATGCTTCTCCATCTCCGGGCCGCGGCCGTCCTCGGCCCAACGATTGAACTCCAGGCGGAGGATTTCTTCGGGGGTCATAGGACGATTTTACTGCCGGGTGGGGATGCTGGGCGAAATGTGCTTAGGGTGCGTTCGCCAAGAGGGCTCGAGCTACGCTTACTCCACCAGGGGCAGGAATGCGGCGCAGAAGCTGCGAATGAGATTGCGCTGATCGGCGCTATCGCTGAGAAATTCGAAGCCATGGAGCCGATGTTGCGAGTAGCGCACGCAGGCCAAGATGCGCAGCGACTGACTTCGTCCCGGCAGGCTGAAAGCCAGCCAGACCTGCTGACCCAGGGGAAGACTCAGGGGGAGATTGCAACGCAGCCCGCCGAGGCCAAGGTCCAGTATGCGACCCTCGGTGATCGGGTTCATAGAGCCGGGTTGAAGGATGCTGAGGTGGAGACTGACGGCAAAACGGGCAAAACGCCGCTGGGTGTTCCAGCGCGGCTTTGACGGGTGTGGGCTCGCGGCGCTCAAAAGCTGGTCTGAAGCTCTGCCTCCACATAATGGTAGGCGAGTCGGTATCGCACTGCTAATGACTGACGTAACCCTAGCTGGTGACGGGCGGCATGGGTTCCGCAGGTGGTTCGCCTCGCCGGAGTCTGTTGGTTCGTTCGGACAAGGGCCTTCTCGCACCTCGGTAATTGACGATTCGGTTAGTTCCAGGCCGACGCGGCGAAAGCGTTTGTAAGATTTGTTCGACCCTTATGCTGCGCCCAAAATGGAAGTACCGCCACGTAGTTGTGTCTCCCAAGTACTTCGACCAACTGCTCGAACAGGGAGCTCTGGCCTGCTCCAAATGCGGGGTGAATCTCGTTGCGCATGGGAAGCGTTGCATGAGAAGCCGTGCAGTGTTGGGCCGCCTGTCGGAACAGCCGAAATCACCGCTGGCAGAAGTATTGCTCAGGTATGGGTACAAACAGATCCTGCATGAGGAGATGTCCGGGGTAAGTTCGGATCTGTACGTGCGCGCTTGTCAGGGCGTTCATCGCGCGCAGATCT comes from Terriglobales bacterium and encodes:
- a CDS encoding PilZ domain-containing protein; translated protein: MSAASPHPSKPRWNTQRRFARFAVSLHLSILQPGSMNPITEGRILDLGLGGLRCNLPLSLPLGQQVWLAFSLPGRSQSLRILACVRYSQHRLHGFEFLSDSADQRNLIRSFCAAFLPLVE